The Candidatus Hydrogenedens sp. DNA window ACACCAGTGTCAATTCTTTTTTCAACAGGTTTCCCTTGAATTGTATCGTATGCAGTTTTGACACCAAGATAGCCCATATTAAATGGGTTCTGGACGATGAGTGCCTGAATGACACCATCTTTAAGGGACTGAATTTCCTCTTCCGCAGCATCGAAGGCAACAATTTTTACCTGTCCTGCTTTCCCTTTGCTTTTTATAGCCTGTGCACAGCCGACCGCACTGGATTCATTAGCGGCGAAGATGCCTTTGATACTCGGGAAGGACGTTAGCATATCATTAGTCACATCCATTGCTTTAGCCACATTACTTTCACTATATAGGGTTGAAACTAATTTTATTTTGGGATAGTTGGCGATGCCCTCTTTAAATCCACGTTCTCTCATTTCAGAAGTAGCGGCACCAGGCACAAAAGGTATCAGTCCAACATCCCCTTCTTCACCTATGAGTTTGGCGAGATGTTCTGCTGCAATTTTGGCTCCAGCGACGTTATCTGTTGCTACAAAGGATACTGGCTTTTCGGAATTTACACCAGAATCGATAGTGACCACGGGAATGCCTTTTTTTACCGCAGTTTCGACGATACCAACAAGGGCATTTGCATCACTTGCAGCAAGGACAATCGCATTAACATTACGGTTTATCATATCTTGAACGATATTTATTTGTTGTTCCACTTCTGTTTCTTTTGCTGTTCCCTGCCAGATGATTTTTACGCCTAATTCTTTCCCTGCTTGTTCTGCACCCGCTTTTACTGTTAGCCAGAATTGATGTGAAAAGGATTTCGGGATAACTGCGATTTCTATTTCTTTTTTGTTGGATGTAGAGACTTTTTGTGAATCTGACGCTTGTTGAGAAGGACCGCAAGAAATTAAAGTTGCGGTAATGATGAATATTGCAAAGAGATTTCTGAGCATACATATTCTCCTTTTATATGATGTTAGTTGTTGATGTAAAATCGAGCATTTATTGTTATTACCGAGGTACGTAATACCGTTCCCCAGTACCAACCACTTCAATTGCGATTCCATGTGTCTTAACATCAAGTAACCGGGCAGAGGAACCAGGTATAATTTCACCAACATATACTTTATTTAAATTTATAATAGCCAACCCATGAGGATTTTTTGGACCGGCTTCGCGAAGGACATTCAGTTGCATGTTTTCAAGCCCAAGCCGAACTCTATCCGAAGTCCTCAATACAGGTAACCTTGTCATGTCGATAGATTCTTCTACTTTGGGTTTAGGTAGCGATAAGGTTTGCTGGAATTGTTCTGGCTTTAATGATGGTGGAGGTTCTAATTCCTTTGTTACTACCTTCGGAGGTGTTACATCTTTTGGGGATTGATTAGATGAGACAACAATGTTCTTTTGTGGCTCATTTTTTGGGGTAGGCGGTGAAGATGTTTCTTCAGGAGTAGATAAAGGTTTTTGAGATGTAGCCGACTCATTGGTAGGGGGTTGTATCACCGTATTTTGAACAGGTGTCTCTTCAACTTGTTGAGTTCTTATAACAGGTTCTTCTTTTATTTCCTGTTCAACTCTATTATTCTTCTCGGTTGTATTTCTTGCAATTTGTAGTTGTGTATTTTCAGATTCTATTGGAATTTGTTGTTTACTTTTGGATTCTATCGGTTCTTTCGCAGTTGTGTCTGGTGATGGTTCCTTTTGAGGTTCTGGCTGTATTGAAGGTTTAACAGGAGGAAGAATCTGTTTTTGTTCTACCTGAGCAGGTTGTGGTTTTGGCATTTCTGGCACAGGATTGTTCTCTTTGGGTGGTGTTGATACAGCCTTTGTCGTTATATTTTTGTCCGTATCGTTTGTCTGTGTCGCTTCATCTGAAA harbors:
- a CDS encoding ABC transporter substrate-binding protein, with the translated sequence MLRNLFAIFIITATLISCGPSQQASDSQKVSTSNKKEIEIAVIPKSFSHQFWLTVKAGAEQAGKELGVKIIWQGTAKETEVEQQINIVQDMINRNVNAIVLAASDANALVGIVETAVKKGIPVVTIDSGVNSEKPVSFVATDNVAGAKIAAEHLAKLIGEEGDVGLIPFVPGAATSEMRERGFKEGIANYPKIKLVSTLYSESNVAKAMDVTNDMLTSFPSIKGIFAANESSAVGCAQAIKSKGKAGQVKIVAFDAAEEEIQSLKDGVIQALIVQNPFNMGYLGVKTAYDTIQGKPVEKRIDTGVTVVTLDNINNPEIQKLLNPI